In the Malus domestica chromosome 16, GDT2T_hap1 genome, one interval contains:
- the LOC103402911 gene encoding peptidyl-prolyl cis-trans isomerase CYP23-like: MKDGRFGGKMLNRDSALIGLISCFCFHSAFLTNFVAASSPDPLLGSARVVFQTNYGDIEFGFYPTVAPKTVEHIFKLVRLGGYNTNHIFRVEKGFVAQVADVASGRSASMNEDQRREAEKTVVGEFSDVKHVRGILSMGRHEDPNSAGSSFSMLLGDSPHLDGKYAIFGKVTKGDETLKALEELPTRREGIFVMPTERITILSTYYYDTEMENCEDTRSIMKRRLAAAAIEIERQRMKCFP; this comes from the exons ATGAAGGACGGCAGATTTGGTGGGAAAATGTTGAACCGCGATTCAGCACTGATCGGGCTGATCAGTTGCTTTTGCTTTCACTCCGCGTTTCTTACTAATTTCGTCGCCGCTTCTTCTCCGGACCCGCTGCTCGGATCCGCCCGCGTCGTTTTTCAG ACCAACTATGGCGACATTGAATTTGGGTTCTACCCGACCGTCGCGCCGAAGACGGTGGAGCACATTTTCAAGCTCGTCCGCCTCGGCGGCTACAACACCAACCACATCTTTAGGGTTGAGAAAGGGTTCGTCGCCCAAGTGGCCGACGTGGCCAGCGGAAGGTCGGCTTCGATGAACGAGGATCAGCGGAGGGAGGCGGAGAAGACGGTGGTCGGCGAGTTCAGTGACGTCAAGCATGTCAGGGGCATCCTCTCTATGGGAAG GCACGAAGATCCGAACAGCGCCGGATCATCCTTCTCAATGCTGCTTGGAGATTCCCCTCATCTTGATGGGAAG TATGCAATATTTGGGAAAGTTACTAAAGGTGATGAGACCTTGAAAGCACTCGAGGAACTCCCTACTCGTCGCGAAGGGATTTTCGTGATG CCCACCGAGCGCATTACAATTCTGTCAACATATTACTACG ACACCGAGATGGAGAATTGCGAAGACACGAGGTCCATTATGAAGCGGAGGCTTGCTGCAGCTGCCATTGAAATCGAAAGACAG AGAATGAAATGTTTCCCATGA
- the LOC103402910 gene encoding uncharacterized protein, protein MAIADQTPAKQQREETLTLVDDSVRQAPSKRQRDETLTLAEDSVDLKRQKPYTDILSLLDEEVEPPEDLSSLITTLQQEISPEPLNAFPSSETLAAESALEGYASSSSGSSTPTSSNACFLKEDECERVMRHLLEASDDELGIPQREADGSDEVDGDGFKFDGLDGFSFGDGLWELEDEAANYYTLVQSELFM, encoded by the coding sequence ATGGCCATCGCCGATCAAACTCCGGCAAAACAGCAAAGGGAAGAAACCCTAACCCTCGTTGACGACAGTGTTCGTCAAGCTCCCTCTAAACGCCAAAGGGACGAAACCCTCACCCTAGCTGAGGATTCTGTAGATCTCAAGCGTCAGAAACCCTACACCGACATACTTTCTCTCCTCGACGAAGAAGTAGAACCTCCGGAAGATTTGTCCTCTTTAATCACAACCCTGCAGCAAGAAATCTCACCTGAACCTCTCAACGCATTCCCCAGCTCCGAAACCCTAGCCGCCGAGTCGGCTCTAGAAGGCTATGCCTCGTCTTCCTCTGGCTCTTCCACTCCTACTTCTTCCAATGCGTGTTTTTTGAAGGAGGATGAATGCGAGAGGGTTATGAGACATCTTCTAGAAGCTTCTGACGATGAGCTTGGGATTCCGCAGAGGGAGGCTGACGGGTCCGATGAAGTGGATGGTGATGGGTTTAAATTCGATGGTCTGGATGGGTTTTCATTTGGTGATGGGTTGTGGGAGCTTGAAGACGAAGCCGCCAACTACTATACCTTGGTGCAATCTGAACTGTTTATGTAG
- the LOC103402912 gene encoding F-box/kelch-repeat protein SKIP11-like: MLEDRSCLLSRVFPSFCQPESEWPYMTYRRLEDIANGKRPLGFDGSEDDEEHRERKLCKLLDCCDMVETDMNQSSCEQSDDQQHSGVPSDSDNLIHRIGRDNSISCLIRCSRSDYGLIASLNQSFRSLVRSGELYKLRRQNDVTEHWIYFSCDLLEWEAFDPNSGRWMHLPRMISNECFMCSDKESCAVGTELLVFGKEVTSHVIFRYSILTNSWSSGMRMNAPRCLFGSASLKEIAILAGGCDSQGNILSSAELYNSETQSWEMLPSMNQPRKMCSGVFMDEKFYVIGGIGGSDPRVLTCGEEYDLKARTWTEIPNMSPGRSGAARENDVPAGEAPPLVAVVNNELYAADYADMEVRKYDKERRVWLTVGRLPERAASMNGWGLAFRACGDRLIVIGGPRALGEGFIEINAWAPGDGPPQWNLLARKQSGHFVYNCAVMGC, translated from the coding sequence ATGTTGGAGGATCGGTCCTGCTTGCTTTCGAGGGTGTTTCCGAGCTTTTGCCAGCCTGAAAGCGAGTGGCCTTATATGACTTACCGCCGGCTCGAAGATATTGCCAACGGAAAGCGTCCATTGGGGTTCGACGGCAGCGAGGATGACGAAGAGCATCGAGAGAGGAAGTTGTGTAAGCTGTTGGATTGTTGTGACATGGTGGAGACTGACATGAATCAGTCTTCGTGTGAGCAATCGGACGATCAGCAGCATTCTGGGGTTCCTTCAGATTCGGATAACCTTATACATAGGATTGGTAGGGATAACTCGATCAGCTGTCTAATTCGCTGTTCTAGGTCTGATTATGGTCTCATTGCCTCTTTGAACCAGAGCTTCCGCTCGTTAGTTAGGAGTGGGGAGCTCTATAAACTGAGGAGGCAGAATGATGTCACTGAGCACTGGATTTATTTCTCTTGCGACCTACTTGAATGGGAAGCCTTTGATCCCAATTCCGGCAGGTGGATGCACTTGCCGAGGATGATTTCCAATGAATGTTTCATGTGTTCCGATAAGGAATCTTGCGCTGTGGGAACTGAGCTTCTTGTATTTGGTAAGGAGGTGACTTCCCATGTAATCTTTAGGTATAGTATTTTGACAAACTCATGGTCTTCTGGAATGAGGATGAATGCCCCGAGATGCTTGTTTGGGTCTGCCAGCCTTAAGGAGATTGCAATTTTGGCAGGTGGTTGTGACTCTCAGGGAAATATACTCAGCTCCGCAGAGCTATATAATTCTGAGACTCAGAGTTGGGAGATGCTCCCGAGCATGAATCAGCCCCGGAAGATGTGTTCTGGGGTTTTTATGGATGAAAAGTTCTATGTTATTGGTGGGATTGGGGGAAGTGATCCAAGGGTTCTTACATGCGGTGAAGAATATGATTTAAAGGCAAGAACATGGACAGAAATACCTAACATGTCTCCTGGACGGAGTGGTGCAGCCAGAGAGAATGATGTGCCTGCAGGGGAGGCACCGCCTCTGGTTGCTGTGGTAAATAATGAATTGTATGCTGCTGACTATGCTGACATGGAGGTGAGGAAATATGACAAGGAGAGAAGAGTATGGTTGACGGTGGGGAGATTGCCTGAGCGGGCTGCCTCAATGAATGGTTGGGGTCTTGCATTCAGGGCTTGTGGAGACCGGCTTATTGTTATCGGCGGGCCAAGGGCTCTAGGCGAAGGTTTCATAGAGATCAATGCATGGGCTCCAGGTGATGGCCCTCCACAGTGGAACTTACTTGCCAGGAAGCAATCGGGTCACTTTGTCTATAATTGTGCAGTGATGGGGTGCTGA